From a single Nocardioides sp. dk884 genomic region:
- a CDS encoding DUF1992 domain-containing protein encodes MTGTDPEHDDATPDRPAPEQRPLSRAEEQAAARARATQQQTWVDLQVRRAMDRGDFDDLPGAGRPIEGLGAEHDPDWWIKGLIERERVVVLPPSVELRKEDAGLDDHLDTLTTEGQVREHLEDFNSRVIAARYRLPEGPPLITMPRDVEAEIVAWHERRAVRRLDQRARLDRRDDQPARRRRWWRRR; translated from the coding sequence ATGACGACGCCACCCCCGACCGCCCCGCCCCGGAGCAGCGGCCGCTGTCACGCGCGGAGGAGCAGGCGGCCGCGCGCGCCCGCGCCACCCAGCAGCAGACCTGGGTGGACCTGCAGGTACGCCGCGCGATGGACCGCGGCGACTTCGACGACCTCCCCGGCGCCGGGCGCCCGATCGAGGGGCTCGGCGCCGAGCACGACCCGGACTGGTGGATCAAGGGACTCATCGAGCGCGAGCGGGTGGTCGTGCTGCCGCCCAGCGTCGAGCTGCGCAAGGAGGACGCCGGGCTCGACGACCACCTCGACACGCTCACCACCGAGGGCCAGGTCCGCGAGCACCTCGAGGACTTCAACTCCCGGGTGATCGCCGCGCGCTACCGGCTCCCGGAGGGCCCGCCGCTGATCACGATGCCGCGCGACGTGGAGGCTGAGATCGTGGCCTGGCACGAGCGGCGGGCGGTGCGACGCCTCGACCAGCGCGCGAGGCTCGACCGACGCGACGACCAGCCGGCACGCAGGCGCCGTTGGTGGCGGCGACGCTGA